One genomic window of Salvia miltiorrhiza cultivar Shanhuang (shh) chromosome 4, IMPLAD_Smil_shh, whole genome shotgun sequence includes the following:
- the LOC131023429 gene encoding protein FAR-RED IMPAIRED RESPONSE 1-like, whose protein sequence is MESYAWVLDRFVDIMGHAPRLFITDQDPGLKKAVASSWKETRHRFCMWHINTKVAEKLPQKLREDADFRGIYDGLVWNENIDPIVFEENWNNMIEEYDIASNRWFSDMYEDRAKWIPAFFRDVPMSGFFRTTSMSESENSYFKRFIQKKSDIVLLYTNFCSGLDSQRYNYKQVTHADETRSPMMKTNLPIECNAAAVYINAMFKEVQEQIDCSSRACAMRKMFSDGDDIIYEIEDKLDGLSTVRRLHPHDDVVCSCKLFTRKGIL, encoded by the coding sequence ATGGAGTCGTATGCATGGGTGTTGGATAGGTTTGTTGATATAATGGGCCATGCACCTCGTTTATTCATTACCGATCAAGATCCAGGACTCAAGAAAGCCGTCGCCTCTTCTTGGAAAGAAACCCGTCACAGGTTTTGCATGTGGCACATAAATACGAAGGTTGCCGAGAAGTTGCCTCAGAAGTTGAGAGAGGATGCCGATTTTAGGGGTATTTATGATGGACTGGTTTGGAATGAGAACATCGATCCAATAGTGTTTGAAGAAAATTGGAATAACATGATTGAGGAATATGACATTGCCTCAAACAGATGGTTCTCCGACATGTACGAAGATCGTGCAAAGTGGATCCCGGCATTTTTTAGAGATGTACCTATGAGTGGCTTTTTCCGAACCACATCGATGTCTGAAAGCGAGAATAGTTATTTCAAGCGCTTTATCCAAAAGAAATCTGATATTGTGTTATTGTATACTAACTTCTGCAGTGGTCTTGATTCACAGAGATATAATTACAAGCAGGTGACACATGCCGACGAGACACGTTCTCCCATGATGAAGACAAATCTACCCATTGAATGTAATGCTGCGGCTGTATACATAAATGCGATGTTCAAGGAGGTTCAGGAGCAGATAGACTGTTCAAGCAGAGCTTGTGCAATGCGGAAGATGTTTTCCGATGGCGACGACATCATTTATGAGATTGAGGATAAACTAGATGGTCTCTCTACTGTGCGCCGTTTACACCCCCATGACGACGTGGTATGTAGCTGCAAATTGTTCACCCGGAAAGGTATcctgtaa
- the LOC131023430 gene encoding protein FAR1-RELATED SEQUENCE 5-like, protein MNTPDRELYFPQCPDSIKPYHGQKFDTLPQAQEFYKKYATACGFETRLSAIHRSSDGTITSRYIVCRRQGVWQKAKGSIMQANESKAKKRKTTSCKIACMARAVFKLSTGGRYKITEFNEDHTHSMVPVDTRNLMHSNRNVDEFQQRLIISGIKANIGLMRTFRLAKEILGSYDDVGCTGNDFKNFARDLKELGNGFKFFHHVDEDNKLCRQIWADEISIKNYKLFGDAVSFDATYCTNRYKMIFTPFTGRDNHGKCISFGA, encoded by the exons ATGAACACTCCAGACAGGGAGCTGTACTTTCCTCAATGTCCGGATTCAATCAAACCTTACCATGGGCAGAAATTTGATACTTTACCACAAGCTCAAGAATTTTACAAGAAATATGCTACAGCGTGTGGTTTCGAGACTCGATTGAGCGCTATACATAGATCAAGCGATGGAACTATTACGTCCCGATATATTGTGTGTAGGAGGCAGGGTGTGTGGCAAAAGGCGAAGGGATCTATTATGCAAGCAAATGAGTCTAAGGCAAAGAAGCGGAAAACTACATCTTGCAAAATCGCTTGCATGGCAAGGGCAGTGTTCAAACTTTCAACGGGAGGCCGGTACAAGATCACTGAATTCAACGAGGACCACACGCACTCCATGGTTCCAGTCGATACACGCAATTTGATGCACAGTAACAGGAATGTCGACGAATTCCAACAAAGGCTTATCATATCCGGTATCAAGGCTAACATTGGCCTAATGCGTACCTTTCGCTTGGCCAAAGAGATTCTAGGTAGTTATGACGATGTCGGATGCACTGGCAACGACTTTAAGAACTTTGCGAGAGACTTGAAG GAGTTAGGAAACGGATTTAAATTCTTTCACCATGTAGATGAAGACAATAAATTGTGTCGACAAATTTGGGCGGATGAGATATCTATTAAGAACTACAAGTTATTTGGCGACGCAGTGTCGTTTGATGCTACCTACTGCACCAATAG ATACAAGATGATTTTCACTCCTTTTACCGGTAGAGACAACCACGGGAAGTGCATCTCTTTCGGTGCATGA